Proteins encoded together in one Anguilla anguilla isolate fAngAng1 chromosome 9, fAngAng1.pri, whole genome shotgun sequence window:
- the LOC118235513 gene encoding endonuclease domain-containing 1 protein-like translates to MQPLPLWSLVSLLACFHGAQRMAATVVQDFNHVERCKDSLYMGTPPRGFLSPSLKRICQRYADRPRYVTLYNPRLRIPVYSAYTFKKTEGDRRVDYPWMYEPQLAEVDGNGNMMPFPQGYLHMKFEDSQAVLDDYSDVVLYERGHLNPDQHQSDPHDRAATYTLTNVVPEIREFNIGPWQQHEERLRVRLNNFCRGTAYIVTGVTTAGHMIRRNNQDRVGIPEDVWSAYCCTDYDRNAPHDVRVRFPTQAFLAKNAKEFSAVHEMTVLDLEIYLKTKMDVDQNFQIFYDNCVSPSPLPQYLHHTI, encoded by the exons ATGCAGCCGTTACCGCTGTGGAGTTTGGTTTCGCTCTTGGCGTGTTTCCACGGCGCCCAGCGCATGGCCGCCACGGTGGTGCAGGACTTCAACCACGTGGAGCGGTGCAAAGACTCGCTGTACATGGGCACGCCGCCGCGGGGCTTCCTCAGCCCCAGCCTGAAGAGGATCTGCCAGCGCTACGCAGACCGGCCGCGCTACGTCACCCTGTACAACCCGCGCCTGCGCATCCCCGTCTACTCCGCCTACACCTTCAAGAAGACCGAAGGCGACCGCCGTGTGGACTACCCCTGGATGTACGAGCCGCAG CTGGCGGAGGTGGATGGGAACGGGAACATGATGCCCTTCCCGCAGGGTTACCTGCACATGAAGTTTGAGGACAGCCAGGCGGTTCTGGACGACTACTCGGACGTGGTTCTGTACGAGCGGGGGCACCTGAACCCGGACCAGCACCAGTCGGACCCGCACGACCGGGCCGCCACCTACACGCTGACCAACGTGGTGCCGGAGATCCGCGAGTTCAACATCGGGCCGTGGCAGCAGCACGAGGAGCGGCTCCGCGTGCGGCTCAACAACTTCTGCCGCGGCACCGCCTACATCGTCACCGGGGTGACCACGGCTGGTCACATGATCCGCCGCAACAACCAGGACCGCGTGGGCATCCCGGAGGACGTGTGGAGCGCGTACTGCTGCACGGACTACGACCGCAACGCGCCGCACGACGTGCGGGTCCGCTTCCCCACACAGGCCTTCCTGGCCAAGAACGCCAAGGAGTTCAGCGCTGTGCACGAGATGACCGTGCTGGACCTGGAGATCTACCTCAAGACCAAGATGGACGTGGACCAGAACTTCCAGATCTTCTACGACAACTGCGTgtccccctcgcccctccctcAGTACCTGCACCACACCatctaa